One Arachis hypogaea cultivar Tifrunner chromosome 2, arahy.Tifrunner.gnm2.J5K5, whole genome shotgun sequence genomic window, cagcgtttttcttgtagtgaaaattACAGTTCTCCAACTTTagaaatatcaaagaaactaagAAATTACAGTGAAATTTAGATTAACAACTAACAACTACAAAATGCAGTAACTTAGTAATAAAAactatgaattttttaaaaaacatacCTAAATAGAGTAGAAAAACCTGGCGTAGTTGTGCAAACAGACAAGCGGCGGTTGTGTGTGAATGAACGACGGCAACGCGACGAACGGCAAAGGACACGACGAATGGTGGCAATGCGACGAATGGCGACAGCGCGGTGAATGACAGATGCTCCACATAACAAAACAAAGAGTGAGAGTAAGGAGAAGCAGAATAGACTCAACAGAGAGTAGAGAGCAACATGCGACACATGGAGACACAGGCGATCGACGGCGAATGATGGATGGCAAACAGACAGAGGTCacaatagagagagagagagagagagagagagagagagagagagagagagagagagagagtagagaAAATGGCGGAAAGATCTCAACAATTAGAGTTAGCTAggttgttttttcttttattttgggcTAAAACGACGTTATTTTTTGCCAAAATGGACACCCAAAGCAAACCCGTTAACTCGAGCTCAGACTCGCAACGCTTAATTTGGCCGAATTTATGCAAATTTACccgaatttaattcaattctattACCTAAATTCGTAAAATCGTTTAACTTGTGAGTTTGACAACAATAAGTTTAccatttataataatttatactaaaattattaaattttcttttatatatacgtTATAAATTTCAACTCAGAATGAACAAGTGCTGTATATCCTGCAatctttaataaaagaaaatatttcttatttttgaaagtAATATAATAATGTAGTGGGCGCCGTAAACTTTCTGTTCCTTTGTGAGACAtggtataataataaataatgcatatGAAAAAGGGAAGTGGCTAAGTGCAATGAAACTCAATAACATCattacactataacaaaacataatTGGCAATTAAATCTTGAAGTTGAAGAACCCAATACAGAACAATAATTATACATATAGTTCCATGTCACAAACagttaaaatatacatatatagtacttgttcttgtttttaatcatatctttaaGGAATCTATGTTGCTATCTTCCATGTCAGAGCCCGGAAAGTCTTAATAGTTCATCACTAGtgcaatattattaattatttaattaattatatgtactaaattattattttatttatgtgaaCACATTTTTGTTTGAGCTGAAAATGTAGACAAAATGTACACGTGTGTGCGATTAAAATAATGAGTTAGGAACATCGgtgttccagttgttttaaccattaattttaattaatatatattatatatattttttataattcagatcaacggttaaaacaactggaacaTCGATGTTCCCGGTACACCTGATAACCTTCCTTTATTATTTAATGTCATTCACTTTGGTTTTGTTCTAGAGAGAACGATTATCTATGAGAAGAGAAACCGTAACAATTCTGCAGAAGAAATGGTTGACAAAGGAATTTTTGAAGAAAAGGTATACCAAATAACGAGGCTTctttttgtccttattattaccgatcaattaattgattttttttattttttagaatatatatagaaTCCATAgcaaatataattatagtaactATAATAgataaaccattttaataatattttcattttttaaattaaaaatattattaaataaaaaaatattattttaatttaataatatttttaaaatgttactaAAATTTTATACCATCATAATAAACAAAATTATAGACAACATTGTATGTATCTATATACAGTCattataattaatgtaattataaatatgtagctatatatatatatatatatatatatatatatatatatatatatatatatatatatatatatattttagagaTTAGAACTGAGGCTAGAACTGAGATTAGATGATTaagatttaatattatatttgatgatttaaaattaaaattttagttttaagaaataaaattttaattttttaatattttcaaaaaataaaaatgaaaataattaaaatttttggagacaaagaaaaaaatttaaataacattttcttttattaaccaaatatattttaaaaaatattcttatttcaTCTCGTTATTTATTTTGAACCAAATAGAAtattaagatataatttaattttgtatactttatattaaatataatactaagagttaatttaattttaaatttttaaccttTTAATCTCTATCCCTTAGTTTTAGTCTTCCTTTTAAATATCGTATAATGATATATCTTTGTAACACTGGATGAATCTAATAATTTCAAAAAagtttttgttttcaattatttttatttaaaaggatTTTTTGTTTAAAGTTCAAACACAAATTTATCACctaatatttacaaaagaaaTAAATCACCGTTTTTTTCTATGATATCGTCCATCATATATCCACTTTTCTTCTTATGCATGTATGTGTACGATTGAAATTACACACCGAAGAACTTTAATatccttttaatttattttttttaaggcaAAGTAAATAGAAAGCTGTCGGTAGTCATTACCGGCAGGTGGCAGTTGGCAGAAGGCGACAAAGACGGCGCAGTTTCAAGGTGCGGCGTTCGGCGGAAAATAAAGCAACAATACaccagaaattaaaaaaaatacaatctaATTTTTCTTCCAACTAACTTATCAATTAACATAAATATTAGGTATgcactaaaaattaattactaatgaattatatatatatttatatataaatatatattattatttcatttatttatatatatttttatattttaatatatatttgaataattaattttttatatacagataatattattatttttctaaatatagtatcaaatataaaatgttataattaaatatatttaaaatggtATAAAGAATCCAAATCCAACCTCCTGTATAATACACCAAATAAAATAACTATTGTTAGTCAATTACTCTTTATTTAAGttcttttaattcatttttcATCAAATTGAATTCGTGAATGTGATCCCAATATCTGATATCGAATTCTATATATTTGCGAATCGATTGGATAATATTTGGTAGCCTAATTAATAGGATATTATCCataaaatttatatcaaatatgAACTAGATCTGCTTGACAAATTTATAAATTTCTAAATTATACTACataatattaatcaaaataatagtcaccaaaaaaattttatattgtaaattcataattagatatttattatatcttatattattcatttattctagtaataattaaaaaatataaaataaaaagaattttgagaTACTTTGAGATAATTTATATCGTTTTTCAAACATTTGATTTGTCAATTTATTCCTAAACATACAATTTCATCGatgcaaattaaaaatatatttacacACAAAAATATCACCTCTAACTAGAGAATCATTATATAGTATAAAACACTACTAATTAGCTCATTTAATTATACTCATATtatcaacaaaataaaatatgatttgGAAGTTGGAACACCGCACCCAAATTAGTGTTCATATATATTATACACATATATTTTATAAACTTTAAGGTAAAATGAGTGGATATAAATAATAATGAGTGGGAGTATATTAAAGTATATAACATTATTATCCTTTTAATTTATCATGTATAATAGAGTTACGTTAATAATTTCTTTCAAATTCAATCAAACAAAATAATTtctttcaaattattttatttgtcattatatattttttagggTTAAGTAGTTTTTCGTTCTTAACTTCTTAGGTCAAAATTAAAATCGTCTctaatctttttttcttattaaaatcattctcaacgttattaaacattttaaaatcattcttttgTTTATAAACATTATTTTTCGGATAATTTTGTccttttataaaagtaaaaaatattaaaaataatattaaaagacAAAACAAACTCTCTCCGACCTTTTCGTATCTTTTCACTTTCTTTAGGTCTTTTTCTTCTCTCCCTTTCTGTCATCTCACCACTTCTGCCCCCGCCTCTTTTTccaccttcttctccttctccatcACCAACCTCAACTCTTCCTCTATTGGTGTCGGCGTCGCCTTCCAAATTTTAACATAGCTGCATATCTGATCAGGACTTGAACAATTGAACCAAATACATTTTGGTCAAACAAACAAAGGCATCTATGAGTTGAATTACGTGTTCATGATTTGTTCCACAACAAAAGCCTAAAATGGCAATGATAATGTACCCAAATATGAACTAATCTAGTTTAAGTTAAAGTCAACACACTCTAAACAACACAAATATGCTTTATCCAATATCCTTAGTTAAACttagtttagaaaaaaaaatatcttgcaaatacaaaatttttaaattgtgcTGTGCAGCATAGTTTTTGAGTTCCGCTTCTTCCCTAAATTGCAAATACGACATCCCTAACCTTAAAATTAAGGGCTCTCTGCTTCTGCCTTCTCTCTCAATACATGAGCCCGGTATCCACTATGGCGAGTGCAGGCCTACGCGCCGCCGCCTTCTCGAATAACTCCAGTGTCTTTTCTACATGCTGCTTCATCCATGGGCTTCCGTGCTTGAACTTCTTCCCCCATCGGAACAGCATCATCACCTCCCTCAGCAGCCGCAACGCCTTTCACCACGACTGGCACACCACCGACGCCACCTTCAGAGTTGGGTCATCGAACGACGCCGCTATCTTCGCCATCACGTCGTACAGTAGCGCCGAGAAGCCAATGCCAATGTCGGAACGTGCAGCCGACAAGgcagaaaagggagagagaagcCACTTGCCGACGTTGGAAGGTCCCCGCCCTCTTCTCCACCATCAtctctctcctcttctttttcttttcttttcttctccctcttttattccttttctttgtttttggtttttcttttctgttttaggTGGAAACAGGGAAGGGATGGAGGTAACGAGTGGGTGGGGTGAGTATTGAATAGTGATAATAAGAAAAGGAAATTTGTatcatttcaaaaattattatattcaaaaggatgattttaaaacgtTTAATAACATTGAGaatgatttaataaaaaaaagttgggaacgattttgattttgactcaagacgttagggacgaaaaaagtattTAACCCTATTTTTTATGTGTCTCAACATTCCAATAAAAAAACAccaacaaaaaataacaaaaataacaataaaatttagGTTAATCTATTGATTAAGTTCATCGgtctgtttaaataaatattaaaatatttaaatctcATATTGTGTGTATATAAGAACTCATTAAATAACAGTAAACTTTTAAATAGAACTTTAATTCGTGATAAATTAGGCCTACTTATCATATTGggagatataataataataataataataataataataataataataataataataataataataattagctaAATATTAAGTTAAAAATCTCATTTTACTATAAGAAAATAATACATATTATCGTCTAAATATGTATTTCATGACTACACAATTTCAATCTCACCCTTAGATTGACAGTATAtactaaaataacttttaaaaaaaaaatacactaatAATATcttgtaaaaattaataaaagtgtattatattaattctttaataatttttcatcGGATGATTCTCAAACATAATAAGTATAGCAATCTCActaataagtaattaacaaaagCGTAGTCAACAAGTATTtttgaattgaattttatattaattaattattattaattacagttGTTTAAAGTTGagtgattaaaaattatttacccATACATTTTTGAGATTTTGAATACTAATAATCAATTTGAAGAAGCACTTTTGAGTTTAGTTCCAATTTCTGTATTTGAATGAATTAAGGGTCTTACGAATTACTAGCATGTATTTGAAGAAATTGGCTGCAAGCATGAGTAAATGTCCCCTTAGAACCCTACAAATGTGCCTCCCATGTCCCCCATTCACCTTTCTTTATGTCCCTTATTCCCAATGCCCACTCCACTATTCAATTCTCCCCTTCTCCTCATCTTGCACCATTTCCTAGTCTATCCGTGTGCCTCAAAAACcaattttattattatcactCCTTTCAGTTTCACATAAACCTAACCATAtcgtaataataatataacattaTACTATTATTCATCATAATTAATTAACACCCTATCCTTCTTGTTTTCTCGATCAATCTATGGCTTCTAGTAGCTCCGGGTCGCCGTGCGGGGCATGCAAGTTCCTAAGGCGAAAGTGCGCGTCGGATTGCGTATTCGCGCCATACTTCAGCTGGGAAGAAGGGGCGGCAAGATTTGCAGCGATCCACAAAGTGTTTGGTGCAAGCAATGTTTCAAAGATGCTAATGCAGATTCCAAGTCATGAAAGGTGTGAGGCTGTGCTCACAATTGCTTATGAGGCTCAAGCTCGTATTAGAGACCCTGTCTATGGTTGTGTCTCTCATATTTTTGCCTTACAACAACAGGTACTCTTAcacttttctatatatttttttacttatgTTTCTATTTTAAAACTATATTAATTATGCTCGCAAAATTATAGTGGGGTTGTGTTCTTGAATATCCTTTTTGGGAGGAGGACAAATAATTTTCAACAACGAACTTGTAATCACTCTTCCCAAACTGATCTATCAAGTTCATTTGCAAcacagaaatattttttattcaagtaTATATTCCCTTTAATTAGAACAACACTGAGTCACTGATTAGAAAAAGTAGTAAAATGAaatgattttgatatatatatattgttaacaaaattttaaaattttactctaTCTCCTTGACTCCTCCAAGAATTTGTTAAACCAATAATTAGCTAAATAATTGGATCAAACTATATTAATATAAAACTTTATTTATACATGTTATTTTGAGCTATAATTCTTCTCTCTATCATTTTTATTATGTGCATGTTAGAATCTTCCCCTTATTTCAGTCAATGGATTTTCTACATCTCCCTCTTGTCTTGTTCACCTACCTGATGTTGTGTCTGGGTTTGGCTTCTATGaatctgagagagagagagagagcttaaGTAGTGTACATATTgacaatataatataaaattattttatactatatatattCATCATATTCAAAAGTTTGAATGCATGATTCTTTAAgtactaaataataaaattatagactatatatatatatatatatatatatatatatatatatatatataacaatatatacatcATTAATTAGACATATATACAATAGTGTAAACAATTTTATTAGGAGGTtaatatatttgaaattttttgaataaatattttaatttttttatttattgaaatatgttatttagagtcaatttatatttttaagttatattatttgtctcgtttacagtataagtATACAATATAAATGAGATACATGTATATACTTaattcgtttatactgtaaataagataataaatatgacctaaaaatataaattaactctaaattatatatttctgtaaataaaagaattaaaatatttatttaaatcccaatatatttattacatcaaatccatatacatatatatgtcaTCTTATATAATCATCATTAAttgtgataatattatttttatctctATCTTATATTTGTTTATCTTTTGATTGaagtatataattaataattaatgtagGTAGCATGCTTGCAAGCACAACTAATGCAAGTGAAGGCACAGCTAGCTCATCAAAACATGCAGAATAATCATCATCAGTGGAACAATAATAATATTGGAGTAGGACAAacattattattcaataattatagtaataataatcaattttgtCCCACTAATAATGATATTAATTACATGCCATCACCCCAAAGTTGTTCACTTGATGAGTCAATTGATCAAAGTAGCATTATTAGTGATGGAATAATGAGCATGCTGAGCACTGTGGAGGATTTCTCATTCCAAGCTTGTTCCAAGAGAAGATCATCATCTTATAATGACACTGATTTGGGTGAGCTGCAAGAATTGGCACTTAGGATGATGAGGAATTATAACTAGATCGATCACATTTGCTTAATTAGTCATTTAAGTAGTAATAATAGCTTTAATCTCTGTTATGGTTTAATTAAATTGAGGTTATAAAACTCTAATTGCGATAATATATATTCTGTTGCGGTGTCTATCTGTTATTATTGCATGCACatgaaagtaataaaaatatttggaaaataatttaaaattattttattttgtattttattaatcactgtttattttattttattttttaattactgttAAAATAATTAAGTATTATTAAATGTATTAAACTAAATGcataagtataaatattttatgtgtaaaattacaaatattaaattaaataaaataattttaaattattattttcatagtATAACCGTGAAAGTAATAACTACCGTTGCTAtagttgtttttttgtttttttacaaCGTATCATATTTATCATCATTGTAATCATAATTTAAAACCATGATATTCGATGTTGTACATATTAATGAGAGAATAATGAAGAAAAGTTGCCATCAATATATACTAGcatgtaatatatataaattaaactcGTCTAGTATACTATACATAtgctatatataaataaataaatatgaaatttaattatgtaaaaaagAACACCCGGCTTCATCATTAGCAAAACTCATAGGATGTAGtggttaattaaaaatttatgtatgtgaataggagaaaatatatataaaaatagttGTATATTAATCACATTCTTACATATGCAAgagcttttttatttaaatttatagtgTGAAAGGTTATATatctaacaaaataattataaattcttattatTGTAATGAACCAGAGAAAATTTTAGGCTCTTTATTcgttattcaaattttattataatagaaaTTAGTAAGTATGATTTAAAATTCTTAATGCAGTCTCATTTAAAATATGCATAAATTTTATCCTCAGATTTGtgattatgaatttttttttttaaaattagaaatctcattcttcaatttatattttttaaaataaaaaaaatcttatcttctgacttcttttaaaaaaaaattataatattaaaatcaggCCTTTCGATTTTACTTTTTCCAAACACTTCccatattttggtaaaaaaaaaaagacaatatacTTAAAAACATCATATTTTAActctatctttaaatttttttagtcttgtaaatattcttttaatatatatatatatatatatatatatatatatatatatatatatatatatatatatatatatatatataattgacttGAAGGGAAAGAGATCTAATAGAACCTTATATCATCAATTTCCAACTCGACCGGAATTGATCTAGACACTTTTTTTTGCTGTATCTTATtatgattttgttttgtttttctaaagCAACCAAGGGAACCAAAAAGAGATTGTGCATGAGCCTCAATCATAACATATAATCCATATGTCTATGAattattttctccttttataaATGTTACAAAAAATTGGCAACTCAAGTCAAAAGTAGTAGTGATCATCATCAAGTTGCTCCATTTAACAAGTTTTGATCCAAATGCAATGTTCCCTTGGTTCTATTGATGAGATTTCTTTTTAAGATTTTGTTGTTTTTGCATAAGGGGCTAATTAAGAAAGGAATTGGATGCTAAGTTATCAATTATCATCATCATATATAGTTAAAGCTAATTAAGCACTATACATTAATTAGGGTAAGTACAAATACCTAATGGACCCCACAAGAGTTggtttatataattttaacaagGAGGTAGGTTTGCCTAACATTAGTGTCCTAAATGTAATTGAATAGTAGTGTCTATACCCTAATGATTTTGTATTCATAGAAGTAGACAAAGTGTCTCCTAGATTGAGTACATAGGTTGCATCACAAGTTTTCTAATTTCTATACCTTATTCTATGAGAAATAGAAATGTAGTTTATAAATGtatttattaattcaatttttcgtaaattaaatatgtataataataagaTAACTATATAAGATTAGTCAAGTAAGATAAtaaatatcttatattttaataaagagattttgaatttatatcttcaaaataaataacaaaaatctattttttatagattataaatataaaatattttaaaaatggaaagttgtatatttaaatttttcttgtattttttatatatgtaataaataataaaaatagcaGAGTATGTATATGTGTGTGTTCATAATTTATTTCCAATGCTAATCAGTAATGAGATAAGTGGCCAAGTGGGTTTTTCTTTTGTACTTCATtcaataactaaaaattaaaattcacataTACTATTATTTACTTGACGTGTAAAacataaaaatagatataaataacaTAAATATATTATAGTAACATGTGAGATAATACattaatgagttataactcaaatgatataATTTTCTTATACTCATCTAAAAAGTCGTAGgttcaaatttttctatttttagtaaaaaaaaatgtgaaataatACGGAAATATCTAAttagaataatattattatttaaacacttaaaattaaattaatatttatttcaaagtttaatttactttttttcggAAAATTAGCAAAATTCTCGACCAGCAGAAAGGAGAGAAAATTCACAGACAATGTGCTTAACAATCAACGTAACCAAcaaaataacaattaataaaaaagttCCAGAGTAACCATTATATAAACACCTGATTCAAAAAAAAACATCAGAATTCAGAACATTagtttcttttttcattatttattcaGAACCCTTCACCGTTTGAATTTGTTGCAATATTTTTTTCTTCACTCTTCTATGTAACTAACCGAATTCCTTCTGTTTGCTAACTTAGTGAaagataaaatagataaaagtGAATAAAATCtacaatttaataaataattaaaaattagatataCCGAAGTGAAACTAATTCAAATTCTCTATCctgagaaaatatatatatatatgtattaaaatgacaaaataaataaatgatccACTTAGATCAATAACTTTCATTATTAACAAGATTTAACAAATTTATTTAACGGTAATTATTTCCTCGCTTTTTCATTTTACGCATCTTTATATCGAAATTTGTTCGAACAAAATTAAAcgttaataataaatacaatcaAATTACGTGTATATAaacaattaattataaattatttatacacataaaatatatattaaaatataaaatacatattaaaataaattaaattaaataatatattatacacGTAAATACATTATAACTTTTGGTTTGTACCAGAGTATCTCTCGTCGAGAGCCTAATTACTAATCTTTAGAATATTGTAGAGATAAAGTGAGCCATCTTTCAAACAAAACAAGCTCAAtttttatcctttaataaatatcaaattcaaaaaaaaataattaaaaaatacaaactcTCATCTATCTATCTGTGCCAACTTGCTGATACATAAATACATTATAACTGATATCTGATTTTTGTATCTAGGTAGATTGTTTGTGTGCAATTACGCATATCCATTAAGTGTCATTTCTCTTATTGAGTGTTGATGGAGCAACAGTTGCACATGTGCCAAAGATTACGCGTTATTTTCCAAACGCATTTACAAGCTATGGTTAATTATTGCTTCGAGTGCATGCTAtgccaattatttattttcttcatcAAGAACTTTACCTCCCGTACAAGATATCAAAGTCaatggtacattaaatacttaattaattaattcaaatagtttgACTTTGACATTTGTTTtatgatctttcattttttttagtttaaattagatTCAGGTTGTGTAAGTACACTTGCTAAGTTTTTCGAATAAAAAAggaaatttaagtttttatttttttcttttgacataaaaaaaattcattcataAAAATAGTCAAACAGTATTTACAAATCGATATAAAACATTAATTCTATATCTAgaaaacaagatatataattgCTATGTTAAACTAAAGATGGAGATAAAACATAATATTCAATTACaaaaaatcttaataaattaaaacagaaataaatatgagatttttttgtttttaaatctaCACAAATATGTTACAACATAATAAAATACTTTGTATTCTTCTTAACatatatctaaatattttatggatctaaaaatatttttatgaagaGAAAATTTTTCGCAAATAATCGATCTCCTAAATTTAGAGAGATATATGCATCATACTCAAAAACAACCATACAAGGAACTGAAAACATTACAAAAGGGGAGAGATTCGCCATAAAAGAATTATTATAACCTAAacttagaaaacaaaaaatagaaaaaatttaagAAAGGAAAGTGACAAAcagaaggaagagaagaaaaaacaggggtgaagacaaaaagaaaaatcaaaaaagagaaaggaaagaaaaaaaaaagaggggagaAATGAAAAGGAAGAGCTACCACTATGTGAGTATTGACGTGGCAGTGACAACTCTCATTGTGGTcgtcttattcttttttttttttagaagaaGTCTTCGAAAAGAGACCTCTTCAAAGACAGTTAATAAAACtttaaagaaaacaagaaagcagAGATGAAAAAAGGTATAATgtgtatattcttttttttttaatttacaaatatatatatacatgaataTCTATGAATGctaaaagcataaaataaaatcttcatataattttttagGTAATTCTATTAGTTGTTAAATGGGGAGTCACTATAACTAACTTTTAATCTAAAAGAAAAGCTGTTAAATGATGAGTCACcataactaattaacttttaatCTAGAAGAAATGCACAAGTGCTGAAAAATAACATAAATGAAAGAAGTGTAAAGGAATGATTTATCTTATTTGATGGGCTAAGTTTGTTTGGTGTGTAGGCTACTATGATATTTCTTTATTGTTGTTATGGACAATAGTGAAAGATTGGTTTGATACGCCCCCACAAACTAgaggatgaaagatgtcaagaaTACCAAATTTAGAAAGATTAAGATAAAAAGGCTAAGGAGATAAAGGTTTGGTGAAGATGTCAACCGATTGTCCAGAAGAATTAACAgggagaagtttcatcactcTAACTTGAGCCTTTTGTCAAATCAAATGATAATCAATTTCAAGATATTTGGTTTGTTCATGGAAGATGGGATTAGCGGCGATGTGAAGAGCATTTTGGTTATTACAATATAAGACTTGGTGGTTGAATTGGAGAAATACGAAGAAATTATAACATGTTGAGTATCCATTGAAGCTCACAAGTTGTGTTTACAAGAGCACGATATTCTGCTTTAGAGGAGGATCGAGCAATGGTAGTTTGTTTTTTAGTTCACCAAGAAACTAAATAATTGCCCAAGAAGAAATAATATCCAGTTAAGAATTGTCGAGTGCCAGGACACCCTACTCAATCGGAGTCACTAAAACTAAGAATCTGAATTTTAGAACTTCAAGAAAGAAAAATCTATTTTCTGAGGTACTCTTTAAATAACTCAATACTCGTTTTGCTGCTTGAAAATGAGATTGAGTTGGAGATGCCATAAATTGACTCAACTGTTGAGTCGCATACATGATATCTGGCCTTATAGGTAAGATAAATGAGTCATCTAGCCAAATGATGATAGAAAAAAGGGGTCCGAGAGGA contains:
- the LOC112718324 gene encoding LOB domain-containing protein 16-like, whose amino-acid sequence is MASSSSGSPCGACKFLRRKCASDCVFAPYFSWEEGAARFAAIHKVFGASNVSKMLMQIPSHERCEAVLTIAYEAQARIRDPVYGCVSHIFALQQQVACLQAQLMQVKAQLAHQNMQNNHHQWNNNNIGVGQTLLFNNYSNNNQFCPTNNDINYMPSPQSCSLDESIDQSSIISDGIMSMLSTVEDFSFQACSKRRSSSYNDTDLGELQELALRMMRNYN